GCGACGAGCTGGCCCGAACCCCCGAGATCGACGGGCTCGCGGCCGACGGCCGGCGCTACCCGAACGCCTTCTCGACCGCGCCGGTCTGTGCCCCCAGCCGCTCGGCGGTGATGACCGGCTGCCATGGGAACGCCATCGGTACCCACCACATGCGGACGACCCACACCAACGACGACGCGCCCGAGCTGCCGACGCCCTACGACGCCGTCCCGCCCCATTACGTGACGGCGGTTCCCGAGTTGTTCCGGCGGGCGGGCTACTACTGCACGCTCGACTCGAAGGCCGACTACCAGTTCGGGACGCCCGCGACGATGTGGGACCACCACGGGTCGGACGCGGACTGGCGCGACGACGCCCGCGACGCCGACCAACCGTTCTTCGCGATGGTCACCAACGGCGTCACCCACGAGAGCGGCCAGTGGGACCCCACCGAACCGGGGACCGACGACCAGTTCGGCGGGGCCGTCGCGGACCCCGAAACCGACCCGTCGGCCGTCGAGGTCCCGCCGTATCTCCCCGACACGGAGACCACGCGGCTGGCAATCGCCCGGCAGTACGACAATGTCGCGCGCTCGGACGCGTGGGTCGGCGACGTGCTCGACCGCCTCGCCGCCGACGGGCTGGCCGAGGACACCATCGTCGTCCTGTGGAGCGACCACGGCGAGGGGCTCCCCCGCTCCAAGCGCTGGCCCTACGACGGGGGGATCCGCGTCCCCCTGATCGTTCGCTGGCCCGGCGCTATCGACCCCGGGAGCGTCGACGACCGACTCGTCAGCACGATGGATCTGGGGCCGACAATGTTGGCCGCCTGCGGCCTCGACGTACCGCAGTATATCGGCGGCCGGCAGTTCTTCGGCCCGGACGCCGACGAACGGGAGTACGTCTTCGCCACGCGGGACCGCTACGACGAGTCCTACGACATGGTCCGGGCCGTCCGCGACCACCGGTTCAAGTACGTCAGACACTACCGGCCGGGGACCCCCTACCGACAGTGGATCCCCTACCGGAATCGCCACCCGGTGATGCGGGAGATCCTCGAACGCGCCCGCGAGGGGGAACTCGAGGGCGCCGAGCGGTGGTTCGACGCCGACCGGCCCGCCGAGGAGCTATACGACCTGCACAGCGACCCCTGGGAGGTCGACGACCTCGCCGGCGATCCCGAGTACGCCGACACGCTGGACCGGATGCGCGGGGCACTCGACGACTGGCGCGACCGCGTGGGCGACGCCGGCGACACCGCCGAGAGCGAGATGGTCCGCGAGCGCTACGGCGGGACCGACCAGCCCGAGACCGCCGCGCCGCGGTTCCTCGTCAACAGCCCGAACCACGACGAGCGCACGGCCAGGACTGCCGGGCTGGAACTGGAAGGGCCGGCGACGCTGTCGCTGTACTGCGCCACCCAGGGCGCGTCGACGCGCTACGCGTTCGCCGACGAGCGCGTCGACGAGGACGGCACGGAACCCCGCTGGCGGCTGTACACCGGCCCGGTCGACCTGCCCGAGGGCGAGACCACCGTGCGGGCGAAGGCCGTCCGCTACGGCTTCGCCGAGAGCGACGAGCAGGTGGGGATCTTCACCGTGTCGGAGTGAGGTGTCCCGGAGTCGCCCGTCAGAAAAGCTATCCGGCTGGGCGGCCAATCACGCAGTAATCGGGCGAACAGCATGACAGACGACACCGACCAGCCGACGGCGGACGGGCGCTCGGGGGAGACCGAGACCGTCGGGAATCTGGTCGAGAAGATACGGGCACTGGACGACGACGAGGAGCGCGGGCAGGGGATCCTGCTGGACCAGCTCGCCGAGGTCGAGACCCGCCTCCTCTCGTTCGGCCGCGCGCTCGGGGGCGACCCCGACACGGTGGCGGACCTGCCCTTTACCGAAGAGGCGGGCACCGACCGGATGCCCGAACCGCTGTACGTCCGCCACGACACCGAGATGCTCAACCAGGTGACCGGCTGGCTCCTCCAGGAGCAACACATCGGGCTCGTCAGCCACTACGGCACCGGCAAGACCGCCTTCCGGGAGATCGTCCGCCGCGACCTGGGCGAACACGACGACTTCGTCGTCGCCGTCCTCGACAACCCCCGCGAGACCACGCCCCGGAAGCTGTACGCGACGATCCAGACCACGGCAGAGGCCGCTGGCTACGAGGTCGAAGACCGGGACTACTGGCAGACCCGCGACGGCGTCCCCTGGGCCACCGAGGACGCCAAGGAGGCCGCCCGCGAACTCGTCGAGGACGTGCGCGCCGACGGCAAGACCATCCTGCTGGTCGTCGACGAGATCGAGGTGTTGCCCCCGGAGATCCTCTCGACGCTGCAGGTCGCCGGGGACATGGGCGTCCGCCTGTTCCTGATGGGCACCCCCGAAGGCAAGGAGCGCGTCGCGGATCTCAGGGGAACGCTCGACTCGCGGCTGCGCTACTACGAGGGGATCGAGCCGTTCGGTCCCGAAGACATCGCCGAGTACATCGCCCGCTCCTTTGCCTACTTCCGCGACGAACCCTACGAGGACCAGCCCGTCGAACTGTTCACCGAGGCCGCGGTCCGCGACATCCACGAGCGCAGCGAGGGGGTCCCCCGAGAAGTTCGTATCGAGTGTCGGGAACTCTTCACCCGGGCCGCGTTCGTCTGGTACCGCACCGGCCAGGAGATCGACCGCATCCAGATCACCCCCGAACTCCGGCATCGCCGCTTCGGGATGGGACGGTAGTTCTCTCTCGCCGACGGAATCTCACCGTTCTCGACGGTCATCGGTTCACGACGGGTGCTGGTGTTTGATCCGCTCGGCGTGGACGCTGGGGACCTCGCTGCGACACTCCCGGCACTTCCAGGTCGGATACACCTCGCCCTGCTCTTTGCGGAGGTCCTGTTTGTACTCCAGGGTCGCCCCGCACTGGCAGGTGTAGGCCATACCCGACGCACGCGGCGAGCGACAATAAATCGCCCGCCGGTCCGCC
The window above is part of the Halosimplex rubrum genome. Proteins encoded here:
- a CDS encoding sulfatase family protein yields the protein MPGADRPNVLWIAMEDTTPRLGCYGDELARTPEIDGLAADGRRYPNAFSTAPVCAPSRSAVMTGCHGNAIGTHHMRTTHTNDDAPELPTPYDAVPPHYVTAVPELFRRAGYYCTLDSKADYQFGTPATMWDHHGSDADWRDDARDADQPFFAMVTNGVTHESGQWDPTEPGTDDQFGGAVADPETDPSAVEVPPYLPDTETTRLAIARQYDNVARSDAWVGDVLDRLAADGLAEDTIVVLWSDHGEGLPRSKRWPYDGGIRVPLIVRWPGAIDPGSVDDRLVSTMDLGPTMLAACGLDVPQYIGGRQFFGPDADEREYVFATRDRYDESYDMVRAVRDHRFKYVRHYRPGTPYRQWIPYRNRHPVMREILERAREGELEGAERWFDADRPAEELYDLHSDPWEVDDLAGDPEYADTLDRMRGALDDWRDRVGDAGDTAESEMVRERYGGTDQPETAAPRFLVNSPNHDERTARTAGLELEGPATLSLYCATQGASTRYAFADERVDEDGTEPRWRLYTGPVDLPEGETTVRAKAVRYGFAESDEQVGIFTVSE
- a CDS encoding ATP-binding protein, with the translated sequence MTDDTDQPTADGRSGETETVGNLVEKIRALDDDEERGQGILLDQLAEVETRLLSFGRALGGDPDTVADLPFTEEAGTDRMPEPLYVRHDTEMLNQVTGWLLQEQHIGLVSHYGTGKTAFREIVRRDLGEHDDFVVAVLDNPRETTPRKLYATIQTTAEAAGYEVEDRDYWQTRDGVPWATEDAKEAARELVEDVRADGKTILLVVDEIEVLPPEILSTLQVAGDMGVRLFLMGTPEGKERVADLRGTLDSRLRYYEGIEPFGPEDIAEYIARSFAYFRDEPYEDQPVELFTEAAVRDIHERSEGVPREVRIECRELFTRAAFVWYRTGQEIDRIQITPELRHRRFGMGR